In Pedobacter sp. W3I1, one DNA window encodes the following:
- a CDS encoding glycine--tRNA ligase, with translation MAQKNNDEQFKNVISHAKEYGFVFQSSEIYDGLSAVYDYGQLGAELKNNIKTYWWKAMVQMHENIVGIDSAIFMHPKVWKASGHVDGFNDPMIDNKDSKKRYRADQLLENKIDELYSELANFSADNKAKFEEFQQEILGLSDEGQASWVPTFKDEETILDHDKYPFVEEASWRFVKKGLTLEVEMNLALKSENLGQLKDLIVDYKVICPISKTSNWTDVRQFNLMFSTQFGAMAEGSDEVYLRPETAQGIFVNFLNVQKSGRMKIPFGIAQIGKAFRNEVIARQFIMRMREFEQMEMQFFVRPGEDKKWFEYWKEARLKWHKALGTAPEKYRYHDHVKLAHYANAATDIEFEFPFGFKEVEGIHSRTDFDLTQHQEFSGKKMQYFDNDLNEEGKPYGNYVPYVIETSIGLDRMFLLTMINAFEEQDLSTEDKQDSRTLLRLHPALAPYKVAIFPLTKKDGLPEKAREIMDTLKFDFNCIYEEKDAIGKRYRRQDAVGTPFCITVDHQSLEDNTVTIRHRDSMEQERVAIADLSNIIGSAVSWKTLLA, from the coding sequence ATGGCTCAAAAGAATAACGACGAACAATTTAAAAATGTAATATCACACGCTAAAGAATACGGTTTTGTATTCCAGAGCAGCGAAATATATGATGGCTTAAGTGCTGTTTACGATTATGGCCAATTGGGTGCCGAATTAAAAAACAACATTAAAACCTATTGGTGGAAAGCTATGGTACAAATGCATGAAAACATTGTGGGGATTGACTCTGCAATTTTTATGCACCCTAAGGTTTGGAAAGCTAGCGGACACGTTGATGGTTTTAACGACCCGATGATTGACAACAAAGATTCTAAAAAACGTTACCGTGCCGATCAGTTATTGGAGAATAAAATTGATGAGCTATATTCGGAACTGGCTAATTTCAGCGCAGACAATAAGGCGAAATTTGAAGAATTTCAACAGGAAATATTGGGTTTAAGTGATGAAGGCCAGGCAAGCTGGGTGCCAACATTTAAAGATGAGGAAACAATTTTAGATCATGATAAATACCCTTTTGTGGAGGAAGCGAGCTGGAGATTTGTTAAAAAGGGTTTAACGCTTGAGGTAGAAATGAATCTTGCGCTTAAATCTGAGAATTTAGGTCAGCTAAAAGATTTAATTGTTGATTATAAAGTAATTTGCCCGATTTCTAAAACTTCAAACTGGACTGATGTACGCCAGTTTAACCTGATGTTTAGCACCCAATTCGGTGCAATGGCTGAAGGAAGTGATGAAGTTTATCTTCGTCCGGAGACTGCGCAGGGTATTTTTGTAAACTTTTTAAATGTTCAAAAATCTGGAAGAATGAAAATTCCTTTCGGTATTGCGCAGATTGGCAAGGCTTTCAGAAATGAAGTAATTGCCCGCCAGTTTATTATGCGGATGCGTGAGTTTGAGCAAATGGAAATGCAATTTTTTGTTCGCCCGGGTGAAGATAAAAAATGGTTCGAATACTGGAAAGAAGCACGTTTAAAATGGCATAAAGCTTTAGGAACCGCTCCTGAAAAATACCGTTACCACGACCATGTTAAATTAGCACATTATGCTAATGCGGCTACTGACATTGAATTCGAATTCCCATTCGGATTTAAGGAGGTTGAAGGGATCCACAGTCGTACCGATTTCGATTTAACGCAGCACCAGGAATTTTCTGGCAAGAAAATGCAGTATTTCGATAACGATTTAAATGAAGAAGGCAAACCCTATGGCAACTACGTTCCTTATGTAATCGAAACTTCTATCGGTTTAGACCGTATGTTCTTGTTAACCATGATTAATGCATTTGAAGAGCAGGATTTAAGCACTGAAGATAAACAGGATAGCCGTACTTTATTACGTTTACACCCTGCATTGGCGCCGTACAAAGTTGCGATTTTCCCATTAACCAAAAAAGATGGTTTACCTGAAAAGGCTCGCGAGATTATGGATACCTTGAAATTTGATTTCAACTGTATTTATGAAGAGAAAGATGCCATTGGGAAACGCTACCGTCGCCAGGATGCTGTTGGTACGCCTTTCTGTATCACGGTTGACCACCAGAGTTTAGAAGATAACACGGTTACCATTCGCCACCGCGATAGCATGGAACAAGAACGTGTAGCCATTGCTGATTTAAGTAATATTATTGGCTCGGCAGTAAGCTGGAAAACTTTGTTGGCATAA
- a CDS encoding LuxR C-terminal-related transcriptional regulator → MVTNYKEIVDKMLCSPRTVESYRDQLCEKLELKTRVGLAVLPLRMDLHKG, encoded by the coding sequence ATGGTAACTAACTATAAAGAAATAGTCGATAAAATGTTATGTAGCCCAAGGACTGTCGAAAGCTATCGCGATCAACTATGTGAAAAACTTGAACTTAAAACCCGGGTGGGATTGGCGGTTTTGCCATTAAGAATGGATTTGCATAAAGGCTAA
- a CDS encoding DUF4397 domain-containing protein: protein MKNKVLFPKIFLLLTLTVLISSCIKNDNLIEGDAKVRFFQAASTDTTQTFYLNGVQIGTPVAHGTNTSYVVVAGDAAYNIASRNINTGVDVASLADQTFKIGQNYSVFYYKEKTGDPAKLKVYTDDVKPDLDSAKLTFLNLGYTLGSSVVITDSTNTAKPVESTIAYGAIKTLKVKVNKNMKFAFKLTNPTATNPPPVVPRLDSLNINNGRVYLILLDGDKKGELKNRIISAN from the coding sequence ATGAAAAACAAAGTATTGTTTCCTAAAATATTTCTTCTTCTTACACTTACCGTTTTAATCAGCTCCTGCATCAAAAATGATAATTTAATTGAAGGTGATGCTAAAGTGCGGTTTTTTCAAGCCGCTTCAACTGATACAACCCAAACTTTCTATTTAAATGGGGTCCAAATTGGGACACCAGTTGCTCACGGTACAAATACAAGTTATGTGGTAGTTGCTGGCGATGCTGCTTATAATATAGCTTCGCGTAATATAAATACTGGTGTTGATGTAGCTTCGTTAGCAGATCAAACATTTAAAATTGGACAGAATTATTCTGTTTTTTATTATAAAGAAAAAACTGGCGATCCTGCAAAATTGAAAGTTTATACTGATGATGTAAAACCAGATCTTGATTCAGCTAAGCTAACTTTTTTAAACCTTGGTTACACGCTAGGTTCAAGTGTTGTAATTACGGATAGCACGAATACGGCCAAACCTGTCGAATCTACAATTGCATATGGAGCTATTAAAACTTTAAAGGTTAAAGTTAATAAAAACATGAAATTTGCTTTTAAACTAACTAATCCTACTGCAACAAATCCACCGCCTGTGGTACCACGCTTAGATTCTCTTAATATTAATAATGGTAGAGTTTACCTTATCTTATTGGATGGTGATAAAAAGGGAGAACTTAAAAATCGAATCATTTCTGCCAACTAA
- a CDS encoding 2'-5' RNA ligase family protein: MNLAEHYHKLYTESIAKILAGNYEIDHLIDSDTDQRFGITLIIRPNAATNSKIQQFLTEAKAIEPDQYYYQNPDIHITLMSIISCYEGFDLKDIEVEDYIQLIQQILSRHKRFKIQFKGLTASPSCILIQGFLTDTLNEIRDDLRAGFKNSDLQQSIDKRYAIQTAHATVIRFRSELKHKDSFLSLIEKYRDFDFGTFEVKQIELVYNDWYQRERFVKKLQVFELGS; the protein is encoded by the coding sequence ATGAATTTAGCCGAGCATTACCATAAACTTTATACCGAGTCAATCGCAAAGATATTAGCCGGAAATTATGAGATAGATCATTTAATCGACTCGGATACCGATCAGCGTTTCGGAATCACTTTGATAATCAGACCTAATGCTGCAACGAACAGTAAGATTCAGCAGTTTTTAACTGAAGCAAAAGCGATTGAGCCTGATCAGTATTATTATCAAAATCCGGATATTCACATTACCTTAATGTCTATCATTTCCTGTTATGAGGGTTTCGATTTAAAGGATATCGAAGTTGAGGATTATATTCAGCTTATCCAACAGATATTAAGTAGGCATAAGCGTTTCAAGATTCAGTTTAAAGGGCTTACTGCATCACCATCCTGCATTTTAATTCAAGGTTTTTTAACAGATACCTTAAACGAAATCAGAGATGATTTGCGTGCAGGCTTTAAAAATTCAGACCTGCAACAGAGTATCGATAAACGTTATGCCATCCAAACCGCCCACGCTACGGTGATCCGTTTCAGATCGGAACTTAAGCATAAAGACAGTTTCCTTAGTCTTATCGAAAAGTACAGGGACTTTGATTTCGGCACTTTCGAAGTGAAACAAATAGAACTGGTTTATAATGATTGGTATCAACGGGAAAGATTTGTGAAAAAACTACAGGTGTTTGAATTGGGATCATAA
- a CDS encoding porin family protein, with product MKKLVLSLLTVAGLGFAASAQTSKPVIFGVKAGIAFPNMTISSGSASVSFDAKTSYYVGGTAEFVLSDVISIQPGLTFINKGTKLTSGDIDFEGNDITTTDEATLNFKYLELPVNLLANFKLGSAGKVFLGAGPYFAYALSANGKYGSIKEDIKFGEAESEFKRTDFGLNFLAGYQLNNGFNIHAGYGLGLSSIADTDLSDEITFKNKVFSVGVGFSF from the coding sequence ATGAAAAAACTAGTATTATCTTTATTAACAGTTGCAGGTTTAGGCTTTGCAGCTTCAGCTCAAACAAGCAAACCTGTAATTTTTGGCGTTAAAGCCGGAATAGCTTTTCCAAACATGACAATCTCATCAGGGAGCGCATCAGTAAGTTTTGATGCAAAAACATCTTATTATGTTGGCGGTACAGCCGAATTTGTATTGTCTGATGTAATCTCAATTCAACCCGGTTTAACCTTTATAAATAAGGGAACAAAACTGACAAGCGGGGACATTGATTTCGAAGGCAATGACATTACAACTACTGATGAAGCAACATTAAATTTTAAATATCTGGAGTTGCCGGTAAATTTATTGGCGAATTTCAAATTAGGAAGCGCTGGTAAGGTATTTCTAGGTGCAGGACCTTATTTCGCGTATGCATTAAGTGCGAATGGCAAATACGGATCGATAAAAGAAGATATTAAATTTGGCGAGGCAGAATCAGAATTTAAACGGACTGATTTTGGATTAAACTTTCTGGCCGGTTATCAATTAAATAATGGCTTTAATATCCACGCTGGTTATGGATTGGGGTTAAGCAGTATTGCAGATACTGATCTCTCGGATGAGATTACCTTTAAAAATAAAGTTTTCTCAGTTGGGGTAGGCTTTTCTTTCTAA
- the gldG gene encoding gliding motility-associated ABC transporter substrate-binding protein GldG, producing the protein MKLKNKWINSIVVIAALIILNIVGQYAFHRFDFTADKRFTLSEKTETLLQQNKKPVIITVFLAGELPPAFKRLQAAVSDILSDYQAYAKTEVKVVFVDPIAGLNQADQDTVINNLYERGIEATNLSVKTESGLTQKLVFPMAMMESEGKEFPIKLFQNLDTRGNYEDNINRSIENLEYIFTSSLKKVLSGDNPRIGFSESNGELSDLQLADAIHTLSSSYLVGRIDLNSIDKTGLDKLKMLIIAKPKKPFTETEKYKINYFVMNGGRVLWSIDQVNAELDSLRGKSGQMAVNSNLNLDDMLFMYGARVNYNIIADPANSAEIPVSTGVVGGQNQMQLVPWIYYPILLPDTVENVVKKLDGVKSEFPSTVDTIGVKGVKKSYILATSPYNKVYNVPKLFSLQMVSEQLDPRSFQSKPQHVGLMLEGNFPSVFAGRPLPATITQPYTLESTSKPAKMIVIGDGDIFKNQVSEQNGTPFPLGFDRYSQRTFGNKALLLNIVDYFTDNDNLIALRNKEVKIRLLDKAKIKLEKTKWQFINVVAPLLLLIFFAIFQHYYRKYKYAK; encoded by the coding sequence ATGAAGCTGAAGAATAAGTGGATTAATTCTATCGTCGTTATAGCCGCATTAATTATTTTAAATATTGTGGGGCAGTATGCTTTTCATCGCTTTGATTTTACGGCCGATAAACGTTTTACGCTGAGTGAAAAAACAGAAACATTATTACAGCAAAATAAAAAACCGGTAATCATTACTGTGTTTTTAGCGGGAGAGTTGCCACCTGCTTTTAAACGGCTGCAAGCTGCGGTATCTGATATTTTATCCGATTACCAGGCTTATGCCAAAACCGAAGTTAAGGTAGTTTTCGTTGATCCGATAGCAGGGCTTAATCAGGCCGATCAGGATACAGTAATCAATAATTTGTACGAAAGAGGCATAGAAGCAACCAATTTAAGTGTTAAAACTGAAAGTGGATTAACGCAGAAACTCGTATTTCCGATGGCGATGATGGAAAGCGAAGGGAAGGAATTCCCCATTAAACTCTTTCAAAATTTAGATACCCGTGGAAATTACGAAGACAATATAAACCGCTCTATTGAAAATCTGGAATATATTTTTACTTCGAGTTTAAAGAAAGTACTTTCTGGTGATAACCCCCGGATTGGCTTTTCAGAATCAAACGGTGAACTTTCCGATTTACAGCTGGCTGATGCCATTCACACCCTATCGAGCAGTTATTTGGTTGGCCGTATTGATTTAAATAGTATTGATAAAACAGGACTTGATAAATTGAAAATGCTGATTATCGCCAAACCTAAGAAGCCTTTTACAGAAACAGAGAAATACAAAATCAACTATTTTGTAATGAACGGCGGGAGGGTACTTTGGAGCATTGATCAGGTAAATGCCGAATTGGATAGTTTGCGGGGAAAAAGCGGACAGATGGCTGTTAATAGTAATTTAAATCTGGATGATATGCTTTTTATGTATGGTGCTAGGGTTAATTATAATATTATTGCCGATCCGGCAAACAGTGCTGAAATTCCGGTTTCTACAGGTGTGGTAGGCGGGCAGAACCAAATGCAATTGGTACCCTGGATTTATTACCCGATTTTATTACCCGATACTGTAGAAAATGTTGTGAAAAAATTGGATGGTGTAAAATCTGAATTTCCAAGTACAGTAGATACTATTGGTGTTAAAGGCGTAAAGAAATCGTACATTTTAGCTACATCTCCTTATAATAAAGTATATAATGTGCCGAAATTGTTTAGCTTGCAAATGGTAAGCGAACAGTTAGATCCACGATCTTTCCAAAGTAAACCACAGCATGTTGGTTTGATGTTAGAAGGTAATTTTCCATCGGTTTTTGCCGGGCGACCTTTACCAGCTACCATTACGCAACCTTATACCTTAGAAAGTACAAGTAAACCGGCTAAAATGATCGTGATAGGAGATGGCGATATTTTTAAAAACCAGGTATCGGAGCAAAATGGAACGCCCTTTCCCTTAGGTTTCGATCGTTATTCGCAGCGTACCTTTGGAAATAAGGCCTTATTGCTCAATATTGTTGATTATTTTACGGATAATGACAACTTAATTGCGCTGCGAAATAAAGAAGTTAAAATTAGATTGTTGGATAAAGCCAAAATTAAACTCGAAAAAACAAAATGGCAATTTATAAATGTGGTAGCACCCTTGCTATTGTTAATATTCTTTGCGATTTTTCAACATTATTACCGCAAATACAAGTACGCTAAATAA
- a CDS encoding DUF4397 domain-containing protein — protein MKIYNNLSKSLILLICLCSIGISSCKKDNPDEVVKGQAKVKMVNASQAGVHQDVYLDNEKLTTVALAFGETSDYVKIPSGNRSVSYAGTNNTTTDTSLNFTPSITYTTFLVTNKKGEMEIVSYEDNLSNNEADKAKIKLINLTPNFATGINVMVQGGVQFVNGLAFKEASNYFTVDTGVNLRYSVVGSGSLKTIDKTSLEGGKIYTIWFSGTTAATLEAHIITDN, from the coding sequence ATGAAAATCTATAACAATCTCTCGAAATCACTGATTTTGCTTATCTGCTTATGTAGTATAGGCATATCATCCTGTAAAAAGGATAATCCAGATGAAGTAGTAAAAGGCCAGGCCAAGGTAAAAATGGTCAACGCATCGCAGGCCGGCGTGCATCAGGATGTTTATTTAGATAACGAAAAACTAACTACTGTAGCTTTAGCTTTTGGCGAAACCAGTGATTACGTAAAAATACCTTCTGGTAATAGAAGCGTTTCTTATGCCGGCACAAATAATACAACTACTGATACTTCTTTAAACTTTACGCCATCTATTACCTACACTACTTTTTTAGTCACCAATAAAAAAGGAGAGATGGAAATAGTGAGTTACGAAGATAACCTAAGTAATAATGAGGCAGATAAAGCTAAAATTAAACTGATTAACCTGACACCAAATTTTGCTACAGGCATAAATGTTATGGTACAGGGTGGTGTTCAGTTTGTTAATGGACTGGCTTTTAAAGAAGCATCGAACTATTTTACGGTAGATACTGGTGTAAATTTAAGATATTCGGTGGTAGGCTCTGGCAGCCTTAAAACCATTGATAAAACGAGTTTAGAAGGAGGTAAAATTTACACGATTTGGTTTAGTGGTACTACGGCTGCAACATTAGAAGCGCATATCATTACCGATAATTAA
- the gldF gene encoding gliding motility-associated ABC transporter permease subunit GldF, whose translation MYAVFKRELFSFLSSMVAYITIGIFLLVSGLLLWFFPDTSILDYGYAELDGFFSLVPYLFMFLIPAVTMRSFAEERREGTYELLITRPIQIWQIIVAKYLASLVLVLFALIPTLIYYYSISKLGFPEGNIDSGSVIGSYIGLFLLGAAFTSIGIFSSALTKNQVIAFVIGAALCAFAFLGFDYSSQLAAFQSIGNIISSLGINQHYTSISRGVLDTRDLIYFITFSVLFLLVTKLIIGGKR comes from the coding sequence ATGTACGCAGTTTTTAAACGCGAGTTATTCAGTTTCTTAAGTTCGATGGTTGCTTATATTACCATCGGTATTTTTCTATTGGTTTCTGGCCTGTTACTTTGGTTTTTTCCTGATACCTCGATACTTGATTATGGTTATGCCGAACTTGATGGTTTTTTCAGTTTGGTGCCTTATCTTTTTATGTTTCTTATTCCTGCCGTTACCATGAGGTCTTTTGCCGAAGAACGGAGAGAAGGAACGTACGAACTTTTAATCACACGCCCCATCCAGATCTGGCAGATCATCGTAGCAAAGTATCTGGCAAGTTTGGTTTTGGTATTATTTGCCTTAATTCCAACACTAATTTATTACTATAGCATTTCAAAGCTGGGTTTTCCTGAAGGGAATATCGATTCAGGATCGGTAATTGGCTCCTATATCGGTTTATTTTTACTAGGGGCAGCCTTTACCTCCATTGGGATTTTCTCTTCTGCACTAACTAAAAATCAGGTGATTGCCTTTGTGATCGGTGCAGCTTTATGTGCATTCGCTTTTTTAGGCTTCGATTATAGCAGTCAACTTGCTGCATTTCAAAGTATTGGGAATATCATCAGCAGTTTAGGGATTAATCAACATTATACCTCGATAAGCCGTGGTGTTTTAGACACCAGAGATCTCATTTATTTTATTACGTTTTCCGTGCTGTTTTTATTAGTCACCAAATTGATAATAGGAGGGAAACGGTAA
- a CDS encoding ATP-binding cassette domain-containing protein gives MSISVKNLSKHYDKQKAVDSISFEAKPGRILGFLGPNGAGKSTTMRMLTGYLVPTSGEAEISGKSILSEAIEAKKHIGYLPENTPLYADMYVKEFLNFVGQTYKLINLPARIDEVIKMVGLTPEQHKKIGMLSKGYRQRVGLAQAIIHNPAVLILDEPTSGLDPNQLVDIRQLIKTLGTAKTVVISTHIMQEVEAICDDIIIISKGKIVANDSLEGLKKAHQQQSLEDIFRKLTA, from the coding sequence ATGAGTATTTCAGTTAAAAATCTTTCTAAACATTACGATAAGCAAAAGGCAGTCGACTCCATTAGTTTTGAAGCCAAACCAGGTCGTATTTTAGGTTTTCTTGGTCCTAATGGAGCTGGTAAATCTACCACTATGCGTATGCTTACCGGTTATTTAGTACCTACATCTGGTGAGGCTGAAATTTCTGGTAAAAGTATTCTTTCAGAAGCTATAGAAGCTAAAAAACATATTGGCTATCTTCCTGAAAATACCCCGCTTTACGCCGATATGTATGTGAAGGAGTTTTTAAATTTTGTTGGTCAAACTTATAAACTCATCAATTTGCCTGCCCGGATTGATGAAGTCATCAAAATGGTCGGTTTAACACCCGAACAGCATAAAAAAATTGGCATGTTATCTAAAGGTTATCGCCAAAGGGTAGGTCTGGCGCAGGCGATAATCCATAACCCAGCGGTTTTAATTTTAGATGAGCCGACGTCTGGTTTAGATCCAAATCAACTGGTCGACATCAGGCAACTGATCAAAACATTAGGAACGGCTAAAACGGTTGTCATTTCTACACACATTATGCAAGAGGTGGAAGCCATTTGTGATGACATCATCATTATTAGCAAAGGCAAAATCGTAGCTAACGACTCGCTTGAAGGTTTGAAAAAAGCTCACCAACAGCAATCACTGGAAGATATTTTTAGAAAACTTACCGCTTAA
- a CDS encoding DedA family protein produces the protein MELLQQLIDFILHIDVHLAEIVNEYRTWTYLILFLIIFAETGFVVTPFLPGDSLLFAMGALIAGEHETGLNIWIMLVILIVAAILGNTLNYKLGSFLGAGVFKEKNKILKLKYYHQSHEFFEKHGGKAIMLSRFLPIFRTIAPFVAGIAKMPFGRFTYYNIVGGVAWIVALLLGGYLLGQIPVIKNNFELVIIFIAVVTFVPAIWAAIRSRFQPKKIEAIIEGEDTKS, from the coding sequence ATGGAACTACTACAGCAGCTCATAGATTTTATTCTTCATATAGACGTACATTTAGCTGAAATTGTTAATGAATATCGTACCTGGACTTACCTCATTTTATTTCTGATCATATTTGCCGAAACAGGTTTTGTGGTTACACCATTTCTTCCCGGCGATTCGCTGCTTTTTGCAATGGGTGCTTTAATTGCAGGCGAACATGAAACTGGTTTAAACATCTGGATCATGCTTGTTATTTTAATTGTTGCAGCAATTTTAGGAAATACCCTTAACTATAAACTCGGGAGTTTTTTAGGTGCAGGGGTGTTTAAGGAAAAGAACAAAATTTTGAAGCTTAAATATTATCATCAATCTCACGAATTTTTTGAGAAACACGGTGGTAAGGCCATTATGTTAAGCAGGTTTCTTCCAATTTTTAGAACCATTGCACCATTTGTAGCAGGAATAGCCAAAATGCCTTTCGGTCGTTTTACTTATTATAACATTGTAGGTGGTGTTGCCTGGATAGTTGCATTATTGTTAGGAGGCTATCTGTTAGGACAAATCCCGGTAATTAAAAATAACTTTGAACTGGTTATTATTTTTATTGCTGTGGTAACGTTTGTTCCTGCCATCTGGGCAGCCATCAGAAGTCGTTTTCAGCCTAAAAAGATTGAGGCAATTATTGAAGGAGAGGACACAAAATCATAA
- a CDS encoding glycerophosphodiester phosphodiesterase family protein codes for MKFHHLLFLVIVTVLTSCKPEEKSHQYIKFNTLAELYQFLKWSPENRFPLISAHRGGPMPGFPENCIETFNNATTYNPVIIEFDIAYSKDSVMVIMHDDKLDRTSTGKGLIGNYTYEELKAFNLKDDEGKETKFKIPTLDSVLSWSKGKVLLTIDLKKGVSYSKVIEKVRQYKVESNSIIITYTADQAKEVHRLAPELMISASIQKRAELKRLNNLGIPNNRIVAFVGVSAPGKELYQYLHNKGITTILGTMGNIDKSAITTPAKMVYYHLVNNGADILSGDNLPQASEELDKFRYNKKLSSSHIN; via the coding sequence ATGAAATTTCATCATTTGCTATTCTTGGTTATTGTTACAGTTTTGACCTCATGCAAACCAGAAGAAAAAAGCCATCAATATATTAAGTTTAATACATTAGCGGAGTTGTATCAATTCTTAAAATGGTCGCCAGAAAACCGTTTTCCATTAATTAGTGCCCATCGTGGAGGCCCAATGCCTGGGTTTCCTGAAAACTGCATCGAAACATTCAACAATGCCACTACCTATAATCCAGTAATAATCGAATTCGACATTGCCTATAGTAAAGATTCGGTCATGGTGATTATGCACGATGACAAGCTCGATCGGACTTCGACAGGAAAAGGGCTGATTGGCAATTATACTTACGAGGAGTTGAAAGCCTTTAATCTTAAAGATGATGAGGGTAAAGAAACAAAATTTAAAATCCCGACTTTAGATAGTGTATTAAGCTGGAGCAAAGGAAAAGTTTTATTAACAATCGACTTAAAAAAAGGTGTTTCTTACTCAAAAGTGATTGAAAAGGTAAGGCAGTATAAAGTAGAAAGTAATTCAATTATCATTACCTATACCGCAGATCAGGCTAAGGAGGTACATCGATTGGCACCCGAGTTAATGATTTCAGCCTCTATTCAAAAGAGAGCAGAATTGAAACGTTTAAATAACTTGGGGATTCCTAACAACCGTATTGTAGCTTTTGTTGGTGTTTCTGCTCCAGGTAAAGAATTGTATCAATACCTGCACAACAAAGGTATTACCACTATTTTAGGCACCATGGGAAATATAGATAAAAGTGCAATTACAACTCCTGCAAAGATGGTTTATTACCACTTGGTTAATAATGGTGCAGATATTTTGTCGGGCGATAATTTACCTCAGGCATCAGAAGAACTGGATAAGTTTCGGTATAATAAAAAGTTAAGTTCATCGCATATAAACTAA
- the dnaN gene encoding DNA polymerase III subunit beta: MRFIVSTSTLLKHLQTVNGASSSSTVLPILENFLFEIKDGNLTISATDLQTSMTTALAVESKEEGKVAVPSKILLDTLKTLPDQPIAFNIDDSTFAIEISAGDGKYKLSGENGDDFPKIPVVENASSVNLPASVLTEAITKTIFAVSNDELRPAMTGVFCQLSPQHITFVATDAHKLVRYRRMDSKADKATSFILPKKALTLLKAALPSTDINVSVDYNATSAFFKFENINLVCRLIDERYPDYEAVIPTNNPNKLIIDRSLFLNTLRRVVIFANKTTHQVRLKISGSELNISSEDLDFANEAHERLSCQYDGEDLEIGFNARFLIEMLSNLSGDEVTLELSTPNRAGLLIPQTNDENEDVLMLVMPVMLNNSY, encoded by the coding sequence ATGAGATTTATTGTATCCACATCAACTCTATTAAAACACTTACAAACCGTAAATGGTGCATCAAGCAGCAGTACGGTTTTGCCTATATTAGAAAATTTTCTCTTCGAAATTAAAGATGGAAACTTAACTATCTCTGCTACTGATCTGCAAACCAGCATGACAACTGCTTTGGCTGTAGAATCAAAGGAAGAAGGTAAAGTTGCTGTTCCATCTAAAATTTTATTAGATACACTTAAAACATTGCCAGATCAACCGATCGCATTTAATATCGATGATAGTACTTTTGCAATCGAGATCAGTGCAGGAGATGGTAAATATAAATTGAGTGGTGAAAATGGTGATGATTTTCCGAAGATTCCTGTAGTAGAAAATGCATCTTCTGTAAACTTACCTGCATCAGTTTTAACTGAAGCCATTACGAAAACTATTTTTGCTGTAAGTAACGATGAATTGCGCCCGGCTATGACAGGTGTATTCTGCCAGTTATCTCCTCAGCACATCACCTTTGTGGCTACCGATGCACATAAATTGGTGAGGTATCGCCGTATGGATAGCAAAGCAGATAAAGCAACATCATTTATTCTCCCTAAAAAAGCATTAACCCTTTTAAAAGCCGCTCTACCTTCAACAGATATTAATGTATCAGTTGATTATAATGCAACCAGCGCTTTCTTTAAATTCGAAAATATCAATTTAGTGTGTCGTTTAATAGACGAGCGCTATCCTGATTATGAGGCGGTAATTCCGACCAATAATCCGAATAAATTAATTATCGATAGAAGTTTGTTTTTAAACACCCTTCGTAGGGTTGTAATTTTTGCGAATAAGACGACACATCAGGTAAGATTGAAAATTAGCGGAAGCGAGTTAAATATCTCTTCTGAAGATTTGGATTTTGCTAACGAGGCGCACGAGCGTTTAAGTTGCCAATACGATGGCGAAGACCTTGAAATAGGCTTCAATGCACGCTTTTTGATCGAAATGTTGAGTAATTTAAGTGGTGATGAAGTTACTTTAGAACTTTCGACACCAAATAGAGCAGGACTTTTAATTCCACAAACTAATGATGAAAACGAAGACGTTTTAATGTTAGTGATGCCTGTGATGCTAAACAATAGTTATTAA